The window AGGATTTTTACATACCATGCGCcttagcactcggcggtcccattctgtgagtttgtgtggccaatcactttgcggctgagccgttgttgctccgagacttttccacttcacaataacagcacttacagtttccggggcagctctagcagggcagaaatttgatgaactgacttgttgaagaggtggcatcctatgacggtgccacgttgaatgtcactgagctcttcagtaaggccattctactgccaatgtttctctatggagattgcatggctgggtGCTCAATtttgtacacctgtcagcaacgggtgtggctgaaatagccaaatccactcatttgagggggtgtccacatacttttgtttataTAGTGTCTCTCCTTTGCCCGTTGTCTTCCTTTAGGAGAGGGAGTTGGCCCaagcagagttggatggtgagtcTTCTTATCACAGTGATATTGCACATACAATAGAATGCTTACTTACAGTAGATTGAGTAGTTGCACAACTTATTACACTGAACCCGTGTTACTCAAGTTAGGATTCAGACAGGCATTATATTTGTGAAAAGTGGGTAGCTTTGAATCATCCATAGAAATAGTTTGACTAGATTGGGGAAAAGCCCCTAAGACCACGGCAATTTGACGGTATattcatgggtacactcaatatggcagccaggcccacccatcaCGGAACGTTGACTTGAATGGCGATGTCCTTTCtggtaattctatttctatggtgtcATCATCACCTTCTGACCTATAACCTTTAACCTTTGGCACAGAGCTGGACTTTGCCTTCAAGGAGTTTGACTACGACTGTGACGGCTACCTGAACTACAAGGACGTAGCTGAGTGCATGAGGACCATGGGCTACATGCCCACTGAGATGGAGCTGCTGGAGATAGTGCAACAGATCAAAATGAGGAGTATGTCCATTTTAAGCTATTTTCATTTAAATGTGCCTATTGTCCAGTTCCTACCTGTGTCCTGACTGTTGATTGGCTGTCTCCCTTCAGTGGGCGGTCTGATGGACTTTGACGATTTCTGTGAGCTGATGGGTCCCAGGATAATGGGAGAGACAGCAGACATGCTGGGGCTGAAAGAGCTCAGGTCCGCCTTCTCACAGGTAGGAGACTGACACAGATCCAAAGAGACTGAAATTGAGTAAATGATCATAAAACACAGGCCTACAAACACAGACATTATGGCCCTACACAAACTCTCATTAAAATCTCCCAGCTTCTTCATTATTGTTAGGTCCTCAGCCAATATGAACTCCCATGTTCACTTAGTCACCCACATTCTCTCCTCCTCAACATCCCTCCATTATaactttcccctctcctcctctcagtttgACCAGGACTCTGATGGGAAGATCAGCCAGGATGAGATGAAGGAGGCGGTGAAGAGTCTACTGGGGGAGAAACTGAAGAAAGGAGAGCTGGAAGAGATACTCAAAGAGATAGACATCAACGGAGACGGAAGCATCGACTTTGATGGTAAGGAGATAACTGtgcatagacatacacacacatgtaaggtcacacacacatggaggAAACACTCACAAACATGCAGAAACAGGTCAACACACATAGAAgtaagatcacacacacacacatgcacacgcacacgcacagacacacacacaaacatacaattatctaaTGCAGTGGTGCCCATACATTTTGTAGCCTCTCTCATTTCCCTCTCTTGCCATCCAGAGTTCGTCATGATTTTGTCCATTCGGTAAGTGCTGGAAGACCTGAGAAGATGCTATCATTTGTGTGTATGATCAGCTTTACGGATGAGATGTACTCCTCCATTTCCTCACTGctccttttctcccctctccGGTTCTCTCCTCTATACTCTGTCACTGAGAAAATAAATATGGTGTACAATGGGCAAGATTATATtcgaaaatgtatttttgatgaaTCCGTTTGTAGACACTGATTGGCTGTATGACATCTAAATAAGATACCATTTTGATATTTTAATAAAGAATTAGAATTTCAGAATTACAACCTAGGACttttgaaaaacatttttttttgtagaaTTTTTTTACAGTCTGCGTTTTCTAAGTACAAAATAAAGACATGGGACAGAAGAAATATCTACACATGTACAGtcgaagtcggacgtttacatacaccttagccaaaacacatttaaactcagttttcacaattcctgacatttaatccaagtaaaaatgtcctgttttaggtcagttaggatgaccacttaagaatgtgaaatgtcagaataatattagaaaattatttatttaatcttttatatatttcaccacattcccagtgggtcagaagtttaaatacacgtAATTagtatttttaaaattttattttacctttatttaactaggcaagtcagttaagaacaaattcttattttcaatgacggccttaggaacagtgggttaactgcctgttcaggggcagaacgacagatttggaagcattgcctttaaattgtttaacttgagtcaaacgtttcgagtagccttccacaagcttcccacaataagttgggtgaattctggcccattcctcctgacagagctggtgtaactgagtcaggtttgtaggcctccttgcttgcaaacgccttttcagttctgcccacaatatttctataggattgaggtcagggctttgtgatggccaatccaatactttgactttgttgtccttaagccattttgccacaactttggaagtatgcttggggtcattgtccatttggaagacccatttgtgaccaagctttaacttcctgactgatgtcttgagatgttggttcaatatatccacataattttccacctcatgatgccatcagtccctcctgcagcaaagcacctccacaacatgatgctaccaccaaggtgcatcacggttgggatggtgttcttcggcttgcaagcctcccccctttttcctgcaaacataatgatggtcattatggccaaagagttctatttttgtttcatcagaccagaagacatttctccaaaaagtacgatctttgtccccatgtgc of the Oncorhynchus gorbuscha isolate QuinsamMale2020 ecotype Even-year linkage group LG25, OgorEven_v1.0, whole genome shotgun sequence genome contains:
- the LOC124013958 gene encoding calcium-binding protein 2-like isoform X1, producing MSKTPSTTSAASVTSAASVTSTDSRGGKSRKTSSSSSESAPKKVSKKEQKRKDMEKIHTTLLSSVFGAERELAQAELDELDFAFKEFDYDCDGYLNYKDVAECMRTMGYMPTEMELLEIVQQIKMRMGGLMDFDDFCELMGPRIMGETADMLGLKELRSAFSQFDQDSDGKISQDEMKEAVKSLLGEKLKKGELEEILKEIDINGDGSIDFDEFVMILSIR
- the LOC124013958 gene encoding calcium-binding protein 2-like isoform X2; translated protein: MSKTPSTTSAASVTSAASVTSTDRGGKSRKTSSSSSESAPKKVSKKEQKRKDMEKIHTTLLSSVFGAERELAQAELDELDFAFKEFDYDCDGYLNYKDVAECMRTMGYMPTEMELLEIVQQIKMRMGGLMDFDDFCELMGPRIMGETADMLGLKELRSAFSQFDQDSDGKISQDEMKEAVKSLLGEKLKKGELEEILKEIDINGDGSIDFDEFVMILSIR